Proteins from a genomic interval of Ictalurus furcatus strain D&B chromosome 2, Billie_1.0, whole genome shotgun sequence:
- the plcd3a gene encoding 1-phosphatidylinositol 4,5-bisphosphate phosphodiesterase delta-3-A isoform X4, translating into MLQGSSIVKVRSSRWQKQRGFRLLEDCVTVWCESSKTSRKAKRRQSFCVTEVECVREGCQSECLRQLGDSVSESRCFTLVFRGGRKSLDLYCSSPEEAQCWVRGIRTLKDRVGNMSQKEKLDHWIRSYLRRADLNQDGKMSYDEVQHLLQMININLNEQYARTLFKKCDRSHDNRLDPGEIEEFCRELMRRPELDAVFRHYSSNGCVLSTPELRDFLGDQGEGATLGHAQKLIDTYEFNDWAQKNLFMTQNGFTMYMLSNENDLFNPDHTRVYQDMSRPLAHYYISSSHNTYLTKDQVTGESSTEPYIRALNEGCRCVELDCWDGDKGEPVIYHGHTLTSKIAFKEVIETIAQYAFKVSPYPLILSLENHCSVEQQAVMAQHLRSILGSALLTKPLSDQTLNQLPSPEALKGRILVKSKKLTGQIEKMGSSASFSSFSDEEIKKESGKPVSSSKISPELSELVVYCQSVPFPGFDVARQRPPSVMYSFSENEALKHIKDSGKLFVTHNSRQLSRVYPSGQRLQSSNYDPQDMWNGGCQLVALNFQTPGEQMDLNRGRFLPNGRCGYVLKPDFLCQPNSNFNPENTGGGPGHIPTQLTIRVISAQQLPKINTDKPNSIVDPQVCVEIHGVSIDKARAKTQRINNNGFNPRWDCTVSFQLQVPDLALVRFVVEDHDHTSKNDFVGQFTLPFNSLRTGYRHVHLLKADGSSLSPATLFIHVKVTRRGKPIKTVSERMGKV; encoded by the exons tctgcGTGACGGAGGTGGAGTGTGTGCGGGAGGGTTGCCAGTCCGAGTGCCTGCGTCAGCTCGGCGATTCCGTTTCCGAATCTCGGTGCTTCACGCTGGTGTTTCGTGGAGGGAGGAAGAGTCTGGACCTGTACTGCTCATCGCCTGAAGAGGCGCAGTGCTGGGTCCGGGGCATCCGAACTCTCAAAGACCGAGTCGGCAACATGAGCCAGAAAGAGAAGCTCGATCA TTGGATCCGAAGCTATCTGAGACGAGCCGATCTGAACCAGGACGGAAAGATGAGTTATGACGAGGTCCAGCACCTGCTCCAGATGATCAACATAAACCTGAATGAACAATATGCACGCACGCTCTtcaag AAGTGTGACCGCTCTCATGATAACCGCTTAGACCCCGGGGAGATTGAGGAATTCTGTCGGGAGCTCATGAGACGGCCCGAGCTGGATGCTGTGTTTCGCCATTACTCTAGTAACGGCTGTGTGCTCTCCACGCCGGAGCTGCGGGACTTCCTGGGTGATCAGGGCGAAGGAGCCACGCTGGGCCATGCACAAAAACTCATCGATACCTACGAGTTCAATGACTggg CCCAGAAGAACCTGTTCATGACTCAGAACGGCTTCACCATGTACATGCTGTCAAACGAAAATGACCTGTTCAACCCGGATCACACACGTGTGTATCAGGACATGAGCCGGCCGCTGGCCCACTACTACATCTCCTCCTCTCACAACACCTACCTCACTAAAGACCAGGTGACTGGAGAGAGCAGCACAGAGCCTTACATCag GGCTTTGAATGAGGGCTGCCGCTGTGTCGAATTGGACTGCTGGGACGGTGATAAAGGGGAGCCTGTGATCTACCAtggacacacactcacctctaAAATAGCTTTTAAGGAGGTCATTGAAACTATTGCTCAGTATGCCTTCAAG gtgtCTCCGTATCCTCTGATCTTGTCTCTGGAGAATCATTGCTCCGTGGAGCAGCAAGCCGTCATGGCTCAGCACCTGCGCTCTATCCTCGGTTCAGCTCTACTCACCAAACCTCTCAGCGACCAGACACTTAATCAACTGCCCTCACCAGAG GCGCTGAAGGGCCGGATCCTGGTGAAATCAAAGAAGCTGACTGGTCAGATAGAAAAGATGGGCAGCTCAGCTAGTTTCTCATCCTTCTCAGACGAGGAGATCAAGAAGGAGTCTGGGAAG cCAGTGAGCTCTTCTAAGATAAGTCCCGAGCTGAGTGAGCTGGTGGTGTATTGCCAGAGTGTGCCGTTTCCTGGATTCGACGTGGCCCGTCAGAGACCCCCGAGTGTGATGTACTCTTTCTCTGAGAATGAAGCACTCAAGCACATCAAAGACTCGG GAAAGCTTTTTGTGACACACAACAGTAGACAGCTGAGCCGGGTTTACCCATCAGGCCAGAGGCTGCAGTCCTCTAACTACGACCCACAGGACATGTGGAATGGAGGATGTCAGCTAG TGGCTCTGAACTTCCAGACACCAGGGGAACAGATGGATCTGAACCGGGGTCGTTTCCTGCCCAACGGGCGATGTGGCTACGTGCTGAAACCAGACTTCCTGTGTCAGCCAAATTCCAACTTCAACCCCGAGAACACCGGTGGAGGCCCTGGACACATACCCACTCAACTTACCATACGG GTGATTTCTGCCCAGCAGTTACCCAAGATTAACACAGACAAACCCAACTCCATCGTGGACCCTCAAGTTTGTGTGGAGATCCATGGAGTGTCTATTGATAAGGCCCGTGCCAAAACTCAACGCATCAACAACAATG GTTTTAATCCACGCTGGGATTGCACCGTGAGCTTTCAGCTGCAGGTTCCTGACCTAGCCCTGGTGCGCTTTGTGGTGGAGGATCATGACCACACGAGCAAGAACGACTTTGTCGGCCAGTTCACCTTACCCTTCAACAGTCTACGCACAg GTTACCGTCATGTTCACTTGTTGAAAGCAGACGGCTCGAGCCTCTCTCCAGCTACGCTCTTCATCCACGTGAAGGTTACGCGCCGAGGAAAGCCCATCAAAACAGTGTCAGAGCGCATGGGGAAAGTCTGA